A stretch of Microtus pennsylvanicus isolate mMicPen1 chromosome 5, mMicPen1.hap1, whole genome shotgun sequence DNA encodes these proteins:
- the Tex36 gene encoding testis-expressed protein 36 has protein sequence MTKGRRFNPPVDKVGRWFPQIGLVQKTPESTTSATLKEIHCPYLSQRVETKLPPIYKIREKQAANKSFPFSVHDNRYSFENSGYYFDYGLGRKKTSPERRQHISRNFNLWACDFIPSCFDGLSNNRTSYVHKEAMVISTFRRFPRCYDEKWSAFKFVPRKGYTEFLENQPNEEFSVDTEAVPPQEPDD, from the exons ATGACCAAAGGGAGGCGGTTCAACCCGCCTGTGGACAAGGTTGGAAGATGG TTTCCTCAAATTGGACTGGTACAGAAGACACCAGAATCCACCACAAGTGCTACCCTGAAGGAGATCCACTGTCCGTACTTGTCTCAGCGGGTGGAGACGAAGCTGCCGCCGATATACAAAATCCGAGAGAAG CAAGCAGCAAACAAAAGTTTCCCCTTCTCTGTGCATGACAATCGCTACAGTTTTGAGAACTCTGGATACTATTTTGACTAT GGCTTGGGACGGAAGAAGACCTCACCAGAGAGAAGACAACACATTTCCAGGAATTTCAATCTCTGGGCCTGCGACTTCATCCCGTCATGTTTTGATGGCCTTTCCAATAACAGAACATCATATGTACATAAGGAAGCCATGGTCATCTCAACCTTCCGACGCTTCCCTAGATGTTACGACGAAAAATGGAGTGCCTTCAAGTTTGTTCCCAGAAAAGGCTACACAGAGTTTTTGGAAAACCAGCCAAATGAGGAGTTTTCTGTTGACACAGAGGCTGTCCCTCCACAGGAGCCCGATGATTAG